The following proteins are encoded in a genomic region of Nicoliella spurrieriana:
- a CDS encoding glycoside hydrolase family 70 protein has translation MKLNHQLKMHYKIYKNSQKWAAATVIATALGAGYQFLGAQPKVFADEQTETTATIPTSASIDSSVVSQSSSIAEPINSAASSSAGSIVAASSNSSTGISLASSLAGDNRSSSAQQFNSQADVNLSKLTDQDKNIKKINDNYYYYQDGEKQTGFAVQVGKQILYFNKKTGALVKSDQKQFQYGKVSLNNELSKHNSFASVDSNSVTTTDGYMTADTWYRPKDILVDGKQWMPSSSTDMRPLLMAWWPDKQTEVNYLSYMNQHGFGPSYELHAASDDQSDLNDAAYQVQRDIERKITTTKNVQWLHDLISNFVNQQPLWNIKSEDYNINDGFQGGSLLYTNSSLTPDANSNYRLLNRTPTQQNAKVNYTKDPYYGYEFLLANDVDNSNPIVQAEDLNWLYYLLNFGSITHNDPDANFDSLRIDAVENMNADILNIAARYFQDAYHMNSNDQNANNHLTILEDWSKNDAYYLRDNGGNQLTIDGTFLDAVQADLLKSPDQRFGLESLINTGLVDRNNDSTENNAIPNYSIVRAHDNGVQDVIAQIIKDKIDPKSNGFVLTADQLNRAFKIYDADQKQTNKKYTQYNIPSAYALMLTNKDTIPRVYYGDMYTDDGQFMANQTPYFASIDQMLKGRVKYVAGGQSMKVMNVKGDSKMPSNSYRGILTSVRYGKGALNASDSGDSTTRSSGIAVIESNNPNLKLASGDQVVINMGAAHKNQAYRPLINSTSNGLQNYANDSDAGNNIIYTNNQGQLILGASQVQGFNTPTVSGYLSMWVPVGAAIDQDVRTAPTTTPSTDGQSIHSNAALDSNLIFEGFSNFQAQPTTNDEYENVILPQKVNQFKNWGVTYIQLPPQYRSTDDNSFLDSSVKNGYAFNDRYDLGFNTPTKYGTDDQLINTIKAFHANGIKVMADFVPDQLYSLPNQQVVTAMRTNQFGQLTPGSLIYNTLYSSYTMGSNSDYQNKYGGEFLAKLQSMYPDIFTMVQKSNNHRIDPGTKIKQWEAKYFNGSNIQGRGAGYVLNSGNYKYYFNVNTNQLAPAQLLNLKSFYGFIKNGSNTNYYSTSGYQVKDNFVRDDNGNSYYFDADGNMVTGIHRIHGAVYYFASNGVMKKSIYYRDAKGQSYYFGANGAQYANNYYVVPGDPYQNYRYYDRNGVMAVGSQLINGNYQYFNDNGYQVKDEWRRDNKGNLRYYQPADGNAPINIFDNIAGKNYYFNQFGIAVTGKQKLYGNYMYFDKNSVQVKNQIVRVGKHLEYYDNQLGHLVINSVFNYNGLQYRADKNGHLKVIKK, from the coding sequence TTGAAATTAAATCATCAATTAAAAATGCATTATAAAATTTATAAAAATAGTCAAAAGTGGGCAGCAGCAACTGTAATTGCTACTGCGTTAGGGGCTGGCTATCAATTTTTAGGAGCCCAGCCAAAGGTATTTGCTGATGAACAAACTGAAACGACAGCCACGATACCAACTAGTGCTTCGATTGACTCATCCGTTGTTAGTCAGTCTAGTTCGATTGCAGAACCTATCAATTCAGCTGCTTCGTCATCAGCGGGTAGTATTGTGGCTGCTTCTTCGAATTCAAGCACGGGAATTTCATTGGCAAGTTCGCTTGCTGGTGATAATCGTTCTTCAAGTGCGCAGCAATTCAATTCTCAGGCTGACGTTAACCTTAGTAAATTAACTGATCAAGATAAAAATATTAAGAAAATTAATGATAATTACTATTACTACCAAGATGGCGAAAAACAGACTGGTTTTGCAGTCCAAGTTGGCAAACAGATTTTGTATTTTAATAAAAAAACCGGAGCATTGGTAAAGTCCGATCAAAAGCAATTTCAATATGGCAAGGTGAGCTTGAATAATGAACTATCCAAACATAATTCATTTGCTAGTGTTGATTCAAATAGTGTTACCACTACAGATGGTTATATGACTGCTGATACTTGGTATCGGCCCAAGGACATTTTAGTTGATGGAAAGCAGTGGATGCCATCTAGTTCAACCGACATGCGACCATTATTAATGGCATGGTGGCCGGACAAACAAACTGAGGTAAACTACTTATCATATATGAATCAACATGGATTTGGGCCTAGTTATGAACTACACGCTGCTAGTGATGATCAATCTGATTTAAATGATGCTGCCTATCAAGTGCAGCGGGACATTGAACGCAAAATCACAACAACTAAAAACGTGCAATGGCTACATGATTTAATTAGTAATTTTGTTAATCAACAACCACTTTGGAACATCAAGAGTGAAGATTATAACATCAATGATGGTTTCCAGGGTGGATCGTTACTGTATACTAATAGCTCGTTGACACCTGATGCAAACTCGAATTACCGGTTATTAAATCGCACTCCAACCCAACAAAATGCAAAGGTAAATTATACCAAGGATCCTTACTATGGTTATGAATTTTTGTTGGCTAACGATGTTGATAATTCCAATCCAATTGTTCAAGCTGAGGATTTGAATTGGCTGTATTACCTTCTTAACTTCGGCTCCATTACCCATAACGATCCAGATGCTAATTTTGATAGCTTAAGAATTGATGCAGTTGAAAATATGAATGCTGATATTTTGAATATTGCTGCACGGTATTTTCAAGATGCTTATCATATGAATTCAAATGATCAGAATGCTAATAATCATTTAACGATTCTGGAGGATTGGAGTAAAAATGATGCATATTATCTACGGGATAATGGTGGCAATCAATTAACGATTGACGGAACTTTCTTAGACGCAGTTCAAGCTGACCTATTAAAGAGCCCAGATCAAAGATTTGGTTTGGAGTCTTTAATTAATACGGGGCTAGTTGACCGAAATAATGATAGTACTGAAAATAATGCAATTCCTAACTATTCGATTGTACGAGCGCATGATAACGGAGTTCAAGATGTAATCGCCCAAATCATTAAGGATAAAATTGATCCTAAGTCTAATGGATTTGTCCTAACTGCTGACCAATTAAACCGGGCCTTTAAGATTTATGATGCCGATCAAAAACAGACCAATAAAAAGTATACTCAGTATAATATCCCTAGTGCATATGCTTTAATGTTAACTAACAAAGATACAATTCCACGGGTTTATTACGGTGATATGTATACTGATGATGGTCAATTTATGGCTAACCAGACCCCTTACTTTGCTTCAATTGATCAGATGTTGAAGGGGCGTGTTAAATATGTTGCTGGTGGGCAGTCGATGAAGGTTATGAATGTTAAGGGTGATTCTAAGATGCCTAGTAATAGTTACCGGGGCATTTTAACGTCTGTCCGATACGGGAAGGGAGCTTTGAATGCTAGTGATTCTGGAGATAGTACCACTAGAAGTTCAGGAATTGCAGTCATTGAAAGTAATAACCCTAATTTGAAATTAGCTAGTGGTGATCAGGTAGTTATCAACATGGGCGCTGCCCATAAAAATCAAGCATATCGACCATTAATTAATTCCACCAGTAATGGGTTGCAAAACTACGCTAATGACTCTGATGCAGGTAATAATATAATATATACCAATAATCAGGGCCAACTAATATTAGGAGCTTCTCAGGTTCAAGGATTTAATACCCCAACGGTTTCTGGTTATTTATCAATGTGGGTTCCGGTAGGGGCTGCTATTGATCAAGATGTTCGAACTGCTCCGACAACAACCCCAAGCACTGACGGACAATCAATTCACTCCAACGCAGCACTGGATTCTAATCTGATTTTTGAAGGGTTCTCTAACTTTCAAGCCCAACCCACTACTAATGACGAATATGAAAATGTAATTTTACCTCAAAAGGTAAATCAATTTAAAAATTGGGGCGTAACTTACATTCAATTACCACCCCAATATCGTTCTACTGATGATAATTCATTTTTAGATTCATCAGTTAAGAATGGGTATGCATTTAATGATCGCTATGATTTGGGATTTAATACCCCAACTAAGTATGGAACGGACGACCAATTAATTAATACAATTAAAGCGTTTCATGCTAATGGCATTAAGGTAATGGCTGACTTTGTTCCTGATCAATTGTATTCATTGCCAAATCAACAGGTAGTCACTGCAATGAGAACGAATCAATTCGGCCAATTAACACCGGGAAGTTTAATTTATAATACGCTATATAGTTCTTATACTATGGGCAGTAATAGCGATTATCAGAATAAGTATGGTGGTGAATTTCTAGCTAAATTACAATCGATGTACCCGGATATATTCACAATGGTTCAAAAATCTAATAACCATCGAATTGATCCAGGAACTAAGATTAAGCAGTGGGAGGCTAAGTACTTCAATGGTTCTAATATTCAGGGCCGTGGAGCTGGATATGTATTAAATTCTGGGAATTATAAATACTACTTTAATGTTAATACTAATCAATTAGCCCCAGCACAGCTTCTTAATTTAAAGTCATTTTATGGATTTATTAAAAATGGTAGTAATACTAATTACTACTCTACCAGTGGTTATCAGGTGAAGGATAATTTTGTTAGGGATGATAATGGTAATTCATATTACTTTGATGCCGATGGAAATATGGTTACTGGAATCCACAGAATTCACGGAGCGGTTTATTACTTTGCATCTAATGGAGTGATGAAGAAGAGTATTTATTACCGAGATGCTAAGGGGCAAAGCTATTATTTTGGTGCCAATGGTGCCCAGTATGCTAATAATTATTATGTTGTTCCGGGTGATCCATATCAAAATTATCGTTATTATGATCGAAATGGAGTCATGGCGGTTGGCTCACAGTTAATTAACGGAAATTACCAATATTTTAATGATAATGGATATCAAGTTAAAGATGAATGGCGTCGTGATAATAAGGGGAACTTGAGATATTATCAACCGGCTGATGGAAATGCACCTATTAATATTTTTGATAACATTGCTGGGAAAAATTATTATTTTAATCAGTTTGGCATTGCGGTTACTGGAAAACAAAAACTATATGGTAATTACATGTATTTTGATAAAAATAGCGTTCAAGTTAAAAATCAAATTGTAAGGGTTGGTAAGCATCTCGAATATTATGATAATCAGCTAGGCCATTTAGTCATTAATTCAGTTTTTAATTATAATGGATTGCAATACCGCGCTGATAAGAATGGCCATTTAAAAGTTATTAAAAAATAA
- a CDS encoding glycoside hydrolase family 70 protein — translation MLRKFHLPLFMFFCLVTILFIFQSPQIVNANEVTLTSINNYNRAYNHTANSFDDTADGFLTPESWYRPKQILRDGAHWTPSNVDDRRPLLMSWWPDRSTKVNYLNFMNGRGFVDTPSYHTTLESNHQLAVANRSVQVAIERKISQTHQVDWLRQLIKQFVNSQPQWNIESEGYDINDGFQGGALRYGNSKYTPAANSNYRILNRYPNRQTGKNAHDDENLSDGNEFLLANDVDNSNPVVQSEALNWVYYLTHFGSITQHNPAANFDGIRFDAVDNVDADLLNITADYFKQEYHVNRSDKNAIDHLSILEDWAGKDPNYVSEHGDNQLTMDSDQHFALINSLALPQKQRLSMNHLADYTIVPNRDNDTTQNRATPNYSFMRAHDSGVQEILFQIIHDKYDHRFVGGRVNSDYLRQALKVYNADEQATNKKYAYYNIPASYAFMLTNKDTVPRVYYGDMYSDDGQFMANKSPYFNAIETLLEARVKYVAGGQKLNVQHGLLTSVRFGSGANKLSSRGNQKTRTSGIGVVIGNQPQMKLKSNAKVILNMGAAHKNQTYRQLIAPSTNGLVTALADNNNQQTLKTNGKGQLILTNKQIQGYLNPQLSGYLSVWVPTGAADSQDVRTAPSSARNQTKQTFHSNAALDSQVIFEAFSNFQPVPTSHQEYENVILPQRVNDFKRWGITYMQLPPQYRSVGGNSFVDATTQNGYAFNDRYDLGFGSPTKYGTASELANTIETFHRDGIKSLADFVPNQLYDLPGKQVVSATRVDINGKRIKGTKLVNRLYLANALGPKNSYQAKYGGKFLKQLQKQHPKLFRVRQISNGQRLVSNQPLRQWSAKYLNGSNIQGRGINYILQDSHSHKYYLVTNHHGYLPQAIK, via the coding sequence ATGCTAAGAAAATTCCATTTACCGCTATTTATGTTTTTCTGCCTCGTTACCATTCTTTTTATTTTTCAGTCACCTCAAATAGTAAATGCAAATGAAGTTACGCTAACTTCAATTAATAACTATAACCGAGCTTATAACCACACTGCGAATTCATTTGATGATACGGCAGATGGGTTCTTAACCCCTGAATCATGGTACCGGCCGAAACAAATTCTGCGGGATGGAGCGCATTGGACCCCGTCTAATGTTGATGACAGACGGCCCCTTTTGATGAGTTGGTGGCCTGATCGGTCAACCAAGGTTAACTACCTAAACTTTATGAATGGCCGGGGGTTTGTGGACACGCCATCGTATCACACCACGCTTGAGTCTAACCATCAATTGGCGGTTGCTAATCGATCCGTTCAAGTGGCAATTGAACGCAAGATTAGTCAAACCCATCAAGTGGATTGGTTAAGACAGCTAATCAAACAATTTGTGAACTCCCAACCCCAATGGAACATCGAAAGTGAGGGGTATGACATTAACGATGGGTTTCAGGGCGGTGCGTTACGGTACGGCAATAGTAAATATACGCCGGCAGCAAATTCCAATTATCGGATTTTGAATCGTTATCCCAACCGCCAAACTGGTAAAAACGCCCATGATGATGAAAATCTATCTGATGGAAACGAATTCTTACTTGCTAATGACGTTGATAATTCCAATCCGGTGGTTCAATCAGAAGCCTTAAACTGGGTTTATTATTTAACTCACTTTGGGAGCATTACTCAACACAATCCCGCAGCTAATTTTGACGGAATTCGGTTTGATGCCGTTGATAACGTCGATGCTGACCTATTGAACATTACCGCAGATTACTTTAAACAGGAGTACCACGTTAACCGAAGCGATAAGAATGCAATTGATCACCTCTCTATTTTAGAGGACTGGGCAGGTAAGGATCCGAATTATGTCTCCGAACATGGTGATAACCAATTGACGATGGATAGTGATCAACACTTTGCACTGATTAATTCGCTAGCGTTGCCGCAAAAACAACGTTTGAGCATGAATCACTTGGCTGATTATACGATTGTCCCTAATCGTGATAATGACACCACCCAGAATCGTGCAACCCCGAACTATTCATTTATGCGGGCCCATGATAGTGGCGTGCAGGAAATTTTATTCCAAATTATCCACGATAAATATGATCATCGATTTGTGGGAGGCCGGGTCAATTCTGATTATTTGAGGCAAGCGCTCAAGGTATATAATGCTGATGAGCAAGCCACCAATAAAAAGTATGCCTACTATAATATTCCAGCTAGCTATGCGTTTATGTTAACCAATAAAGATACCGTTCCACGGGTTTATTATGGTGATATGTATAGCGATGACGGTCAGTTCATGGCGAATAAGTCACCTTACTTTAATGCAATTGAGACGCTGTTAGAAGCGCGGGTGAAATACGTAGCCGGCGGACAAAAGTTGAATGTTCAACATGGCTTATTGACCTCAGTGCGGTTTGGTAGTGGCGCCAATAAGCTAAGTTCACGGGGGAATCAAAAGACGCGGACCTCTGGAATCGGGGTTGTGATCGGAAACCAACCACAAATGAAGTTAAAGTCAAATGCTAAGGTGATTTTGAACATGGGAGCTGCCCATAAAAATCAAACCTACCGGCAGTTGATTGCCCCTAGTACAAATGGATTAGTGACGGCACTTGCAGACAATAATAATCAACAAACACTTAAAACGAACGGGAAGGGCCAGTTAATTTTGACGAATAAACAGATTCAAGGATACCTGAATCCACAGTTGTCGGGCTATCTCTCTGTTTGGGTCCCGACTGGGGCTGCCGATAGCCAAGACGTCCGGACCGCGCCGAGTTCAGCACGAAATCAGACTAAGCAAACATTTCATTCAAACGCCGCGTTAGATTCACAGGTCATTTTTGAGGCATTTTCGAATTTCCAACCCGTCCCTACTAGCCATCAGGAGTATGAAAATGTGATTTTACCGCAGCGTGTGAATGATTTTAAACGCTGGGGAATTACGTATATGCAATTACCACCCCAGTATCGTTCAGTTGGCGGGAACTCGTTTGTGGATGCAACCACCCAAAACGGGTATGCCTTTAATGATCGTTATGACTTGGGATTTGGGAGCCCCACTAAGTATGGGACCGCTAGTGAATTAGCAAACACGATTGAAACGTTCCATCGTGATGGAATTAAATCACTTGCTGACTTTGTGCCTAATCAACTCTATGATTTACCAGGAAAGCAGGTCGTTTCTGCAACCCGAGTGGATATTAATGGTAAGCGGATTAAGGGGACTAAGTTAGTGAATCGATTGTATTTAGCAAATGCATTGGGCCCTAAGAATAGTTATCAGGCTAAGTATGGTGGGAAATTTTTAAAGCAGTTGCAAAAACAACATCCCAAGTTATTTCGTGTTCGCCAGATTTCAAATGGGCAGCGGTTAGTATCGAATCAACCACTCCGCCAGTGGTCTGCGAAATATCTCAATGGAAGTAACATTCAGGGACGTGGCATTAACTATATTTTACAAGATTCACATAGTCATAAGTATTATTTAGTAACCAATCATCATGGATACCTTCCTCAAGCAATTAAGTAG
- a CDS encoding helix-turn-helix domain-containing protein, whose amino-acid sequence MEFATVLKNKRKSAGLTQQQLADQLHVTRQTLSRWENDLSYPNLDTLVDLGGILNVTLDELLRGENNTMVNQISNDVRAKQKYKRSTVILASGLGVLCILLLWLGILGYGRATQNEYIDAVNPFLKTQVGYATLPAKSPALNKKVSAYVSDDQFGYGSWLKFYTGAYSNKQRWAAVKHKGSYVSSIRLIPKNQIPISMRQQVGSTYMGKLKDEPVTAKRIAWWPFD is encoded by the coding sequence TTGGAATTTGCAACGGTATTAAAAAATAAACGCAAATCAGCTGGTTTAACCCAGCAACAATTGGCAGACCAACTCCACGTGACGCGGCAGACGTTATCACGATGGGAAAATGATTTGAGTTATCCGAACTTGGATACGCTGGTCGACCTTGGGGGCATTTTAAACGTGACGTTAGATGAACTATTGAGGGGAGAAAACAACACGATGGTCAATCAAATTAGTAATGATGTAAGAGCAAAGCAAAAGTATAAACGGTCTACGGTCATTTTAGCAAGCGGATTGGGAGTCCTTTGTATTTTATTGCTGTGGCTGGGGATCTTAGGGTATGGCCGTGCAACCCAAAATGAATATATCGACGCGGTGAATCCATTTTTAAAAACGCAGGTTGGTTATGCGACCCTCCCAGCGAAGAGTCCAGCTTTAAATAAAAAAGTAAGTGCCTACGTATCTGACGATCAATTTGGCTATGGCAGTTGGCTTAAATTTTATACAGGGGCTTATAGTAATAAGCAGAGATGGGCAGCTGTGAAGCATAAGGGATCATATGTTTCATCAATTCGCTTAATTCCCAAAAATCAGATTCCAATTTCGATGCGACAACAAGTGGGTTCGACATACATGGGTAAGCTAAAGGATGAACCCGTGACGGCTAAGCGGATCGCTTGGTGGCCATTTGATTAA
- a CDS encoding NupC/NupG family nucleoside CNT transporter, producing the protein MYLLINIVGIIVFLAIAVLFSKNRKKINWRSVITVLILNLLIAFLLTEFSWGRDAVKAAADGFTSLVQVANAGIGFALPSWLALKTPDFVTSALLPILLIVPVFDILTYIGVLPFLIKWIGRGLSFVTGQPKFESFFSVEMMFLGNTEALAVSQLQLKQMKANRDLTIAMMSMSCVTASILGAYVQLVPGQFVLTAVPLNILNSVIITSILNPIEVSPEEDTIAKLGSSADVAEATAEAADGDEDQGREPFFSFLGDSILGAGKLILIITANVIAFVALAALIDKLLGYINPWISLEHILGIIMFPFAWLMGLDVHQAFEFAQFMGKKLVTNEFVIMQQITKNINNHSVFPPHYQAQLVVFITSFANLSTVGMIVGAFKGIVDRAHNDVISKNVVYMLLSGILVSLMSAGIVGLFVW; encoded by the coding sequence ATGTATCTCTTAATTAACATCGTGGGAATTATTGTATTCCTTGCGATTGCGGTATTATTTTCGAAAAACCGTAAAAAAATTAACTGGCGTTCAGTTATCACCGTTTTAATTTTAAATTTATTGATTGCATTTCTATTGACCGAATTTTCATGGGGTCGTGATGCAGTTAAGGCGGCAGCCGATGGCTTTACGAGCCTGGTTCAAGTTGCTAATGCCGGAATTGGATTTGCATTACCTAGTTGGCTTGCTTTGAAGACACCTGACTTTGTTACTAGTGCATTACTTCCAATCCTTTTGATCGTTCCAGTGTTTGATATCTTAACTTACATTGGGGTCCTACCATTCCTGATCAAATGGATTGGCCGGGGGCTTTCATTCGTTACTGGCCAACCAAAGTTCGAATCATTTTTCTCAGTTGAAATGATGTTTTTGGGGAATACCGAAGCATTAGCGGTTTCACAACTACAGTTAAAGCAAATGAAGGCTAATCGTGATTTAACGATTGCGATGATGTCCATGTCATGTGTTACCGCGTCAATCCTTGGGGCATACGTTCAATTGGTGCCCGGTCAATTCGTATTGACTGCCGTTCCATTGAACATTTTGAACTCGGTAATTATCACTAGTATTTTGAATCCAATTGAAGTTAGTCCTGAAGAGGATACGATTGCTAAATTAGGCTCAAGTGCTGATGTGGCTGAAGCAACTGCCGAAGCTGCTGATGGTGATGAAGATCAGGGTCGCGAACCATTCTTCTCATTCCTGGGTGATTCCATCTTAGGTGCCGGGAAGTTGATCTTGATCATTACCGCGAACGTAATTGCTTTCGTTGCCCTAGCAGCGTTGATTGATAAATTATTAGGATACATTAACCCGTGGATTTCATTGGAACACATTCTAGGAATCATCATGTTCCCATTTGCTTGGTTAATGGGATTAGATGTCCATCAAGCATTTGAATTTGCTCAGTTTATGGGGAAGAAGTTAGTTACGAATGAATTCGTAATTATGCAACAAATCACAAAGAACATTAATAACCACAGCGTCTTTCCACCACACTACCAAGCTCAATTAGTGGTCTTTATTACCTCATTTGCGAACTTGAGTACGGTTGGAATGATCGTTGGTGCATTCAAGGGAATCGTTGATCGGGCTCATAACGACGTAATTAGTAAGAACGTGGTTTACATGCTACTATCAGGAATCTTGGTTTCACTAATGTCTGCTGGAATCGTTGGTTTATTTGTTTGGTAA
- a CDS encoding SGNH/GDSL hydrolase family protein codes for MKILALGDSITNGYDGERDLTNGTYPQELSKLLNCEVTNYGVNNAMITRHEYGDLTPRVNSVDFTKYDLIIIFYGTNDYAHMSSSLTDVENELGHAVEAIKAKNPKATLLGIVPMNRWDFNHNADQIVRGGGYTFHQLQAGIAKTYAEHEVACLDWNKVAPRLLTDDNYQERLHDSHLHPNAKMYGIMADYIAKFIREHHLI; via the coding sequence TTGAAAATACTTGCATTAGGTGATTCAATCACCAATGGTTACGATGGTGAGCGTGACCTAACCAATGGTACATACCCACAGGAACTTAGTAAGTTATTGAACTGCGAGGTAACTAACTACGGGGTGAACAATGCGATGATCACCCGCCATGAATATGGTGATCTCACCCCCCGGGTAAATAGCGTTGACTTTACCAAATATGACCTCATCATCATCTTTTACGGCACCAACGATTACGCTCACATGTCATCGTCACTAACTGACGTTGAGAACGAATTGGGCCATGCCGTTGAAGCCATCAAGGCCAAGAATCCAAAAGCAACCCTTTTAGGCATCGTGCCAATGAACCGGTGGGATTTTAACCACAATGCGGATCAAATCGTGCGGGGGGGTGGCTACACATTCCACCAATTACAAGCTGGCATTGCTAAAACGTATGCAGAACATGAAGTCGCATGCCTTGATTGGAATAAAGTGGCCCCACGGTTATTAACTGATGATAACTACCAAGAGCGGCTTCATGATTCACACCTCCACCCCAACGCAAAAATGTATGGTATCATGGCTGATTATATTGCTAAATTTATTCGAGAGCACCATTTAATTTAG
- a CDS encoding LysR family transcriptional regulator codes for MISFAYRAFSAVVQEKSFYKAAKLLDVTPSAISHAINQLEKFLGFSVFIRNRSGVKLTADGNAVMPIIQDIINTQHRLEQEAANITGLNAGSVRLGAFSSVCINWLPQIISSFRAQYPDILITVDQDSYDDISNDAKLGTIDIGFTCDPIIEKLIKVPLVKDQIYCITPNDFIPINGKTITIEDVKHQSFILQRSDYYGDTKKVLDRYNVTNTALQFSIDDQSMLAMVKSKLGMGILPKLALTNVPNGVKVYPFDQKYYRTIYLVINSIQIKTPATRRMLNHIKEFIQKRYPTGILE; via the coding sequence ATGATTTCATTTGCTTACCGCGCATTCAGCGCCGTAGTGCAAGAAAAGAGTTTTTATAAGGCTGCTAAGCTATTAGACGTTACCCCATCAGCAATTAGCCATGCCATCAACCAACTAGAAAAGTTTCTGGGGTTTTCGGTCTTCATTAGAAACCGGTCCGGCGTGAAGTTAACCGCCGATGGGAATGCGGTGATGCCAATCATCCAAGACATTATTAATACCCAACACCGCTTGGAACAAGAGGCTGCTAACATCACCGGTCTTAACGCTGGTTCCGTTCGATTAGGAGCATTTAGTAGTGTTTGTATCAACTGGCTCCCCCAAATCATTAGTTCATTTCGTGCTCAGTATCCAGATATTTTAATTACGGTCGACCAGGACTCATACGATGATATCAGTAACGATGCCAAGTTGGGTACCATTGACATTGGTTTTACCTGTGATCCCATCATTGAGAAATTAATCAAGGTCCCGTTGGTCAAAGATCAAATTTATTGCATCACTCCCAATGACTTCATCCCGATCAATGGTAAAACGATTACCATCGAAGACGTAAAACACCAAAGTTTTATTCTTCAACGAAGTGATTATTACGGTGATACTAAGAAGGTGTTGGACCGTTACAACGTTACTAACACCGCCCTCCAATTTAGTATTGATGATCAATCAATGTTGGCAATGGTCAAAAGTAAATTAGGAATGGGAATTCTACCTAAGTTAGCATTAACTAACGTTCCAAACGGGGTCAAAGTCTATCCATTTGACCAAAAATACTACCGAACGATTTACCTAGTGATTAATTCAATTCAAATTAAAACCCCTGCTACTAGGCGGATGCTAAATCATATTAAGGAGTTCATTCAAAAGCGTTATCCAACCGGAATTTTAGAATAA